A window of the Miscanthus floridulus cultivar M001 chromosome 14, ASM1932011v1, whole genome shotgun sequence genome harbors these coding sequences:
- the LOC136503418 gene encoding uncharacterized protein: MRLGRYPLVIDPIIRKKRLTKVLMDGGSGLNILYIDTLNTMRIPQSELCLAGSPFHGVISGVQAYLIGQIDLPVTFGNRANFRSEVLTFEVVNFLGSYHAILGRPCYAKFMAIPSYTYLKLKMLGPNGVITVSSAFSHTFTCDQEHFELTTAVVNSSELPRLRESSTFLVLDCNKPTSSTAFRPLEETKVVGIDPIDPTKTVQIRTHLLAK, translated from the coding sequence ATGAGACTAGGACGTTACCCACTCGTCattgaccccatcatccgcaagaagcgcctcaccaaggtgctgatggatggaggtagcggcctcaacatcctctacattgaCACCCTCAACACCATGCGCATACCCCAGTCAGAACTCTGCCTGGCGGggtctcccttccatggggtgatctcGGGAGTGCAGGCATACCTgatcgggcagatcgacctgcccgtcacgtttggcaaccgagccaacttccgctcggaggtcctcacatTTGAAGTGGTGAACTTTCTAggatcctaccacgccatcttggggcggccatgctatgccaaattcatggcaatccccagctacacctacctcaagctgaagatgctgggaccaaaTGGCGTTATCAccgtgagcagcgccttctcgcacaccttcacgtgcgaccaagagcatttcgagctcaccaccgcagttgtcaactcatccgagcttcCACGGCTTAGGGAGTCGTCAACCTTtttagtcctagactgcaacaaaccaacctcctcgacggccttccgcCCGCTCGAGGAAACAAAAGTAGTGGGAATTGACCCCattgacccaaccaagacggtgcaaaTCAGGACCCacctcctagccaaatag